A single window of Agromyces sp. Leaf222 DNA harbors:
- a CDS encoding nitrate/nitrite transporter: protein MLSITNRTSLSAVGVDAAVRFDADASTLSMFAVIQLAVYGGMQIPVGVLLDRIGARPMITIGMALMAIGQAVLAFAPDVGWAIVARMLVGAGDAAVFPSVLRVVAVWFPARQAPFLVQMTGILGQFGQLAAIFPLAALLHATTWTIAFGSLAGLGLLFTVLTFAVIRNRPPDRAEDVSVDTQTGAIQIVRSSVDFREGFRQSWAHPATRLAFWSHFTTPFSGTAFMLLWGFPFLTVGEGLSAPVASLVFSVYVVCGMLSGPVIGALSSRHPMRRSRMLVLPIIGLQAVVWLVVIAWPGQSPLWLLFVLAFAMSTGGPASMIGFDHARTFNPAHRLSTATGIVNVGGFLAALLAILFIGLAMDAQGAGTPDAYTLEAFRIAFLTQVPLWVLGATFIVIERRRTRVHLGLDAPRVRRRRRGVAAAGDTPGDELPLD, encoded by the coding sequence ATGCTCTCGATCACGAACCGCACCTCGCTCTCGGCCGTCGGCGTCGATGCGGCGGTGCGATTCGACGCGGATGCCTCGACCCTCTCGATGTTCGCGGTGATCCAGCTCGCGGTCTACGGCGGCATGCAGATCCCGGTGGGCGTGCTGCTCGACCGCATCGGCGCTCGACCCATGATCACGATCGGCATGGCCCTCATGGCGATCGGCCAGGCCGTGCTCGCGTTCGCGCCCGATGTCGGATGGGCGATCGTCGCGCGCATGCTCGTCGGCGCCGGCGACGCGGCCGTGTTCCCGAGCGTGCTGCGCGTGGTCGCCGTGTGGTTCCCGGCGAGGCAGGCACCGTTCCTCGTGCAGATGACCGGCATCCTCGGCCAGTTCGGCCAGCTCGCCGCGATCTTCCCGCTCGCCGCCCTGCTGCACGCGACCACGTGGACGATCGCGTTCGGCAGCCTCGCCGGCCTCGGCCTGCTGTTCACCGTGCTGACGTTCGCCGTGATCCGCAACCGTCCGCCCGACCGGGCCGAGGACGTCTCGGTCGACACCCAGACGGGCGCGATCCAGATCGTGCGCTCGTCGGTCGACTTCCGCGAGGGCTTCCGCCAGTCGTGGGCGCATCCGGCGACCCGGCTCGCGTTCTGGTCGCACTTCACGACGCCCTTCTCGGGCACCGCGTTCATGCTGCTCTGGGGCTTCCCGTTCCTGACCGTCGGCGAGGGGCTCAGCGCGCCGGTCGCCTCGCTCGTGTTCAGCGTCTACGTCGTGTGCGGCATGCTCTCGGGGCCGGTGATCGGCGCCCTCTCGAGCCGGCATCCGATGCGCCGCTCGCGCATGCTCGTGCTGCCGATCATCGGCCTGCAGGCCGTCGTCTGGCTCGTGGTGATCGCCTGGCCGGGCCAGTCGCCGCTCTGGCTCCTGTTCGTGCTCGCGTTCGCGATGAGCACGGGCGGCCCGGCCTCGATGATCGGCTTCGACCACGCGCGCACCTTCAACCCGGCGCACCGGCTCAGCACGGCCACGGGCATCGTGAACGTCGGCGGGTTCCTCGCGGCCCTGCTCGCGATCCTCTTCATCGGCCTCGCCATGGACGCCCAGGGCGCCGGAACGCCCGACGCCTACACGCTCGAGGCGTTCCGCATCGCGTTCCTCACGCAGGTACCGCTCTGGGTGCTCGGCGCGACGTTCATCGTCATCGAACGCCGCCGCACGCGCGTGCACCTCGGGCTCGATGCGCCGCGGGTTCGGCGTCGCCGCCGGGGCGTCGCGGCCGCGGGCGACACCCCGGGCGACGAACTGCCGCTCGACTGA
- a CDS encoding SDR family oxidoreductase yields the protein MQRFESSVALITGGSRGIGLAIARRLVDEGAHVVITGRSQESLDAAVADLGIDDATGRPRATGIAGKADDPEHRAAVFAHISSHHGRLDHLVNNAGVNPAYGPALEIETSAIRKILEVNVIAALEWTRDAVAAGLSRSIVNLSSISAVAAAPGIAFYGVSKAALMNLTIQLAHELAPGIRVNAVAPAVIKTAFARALYEGREAEVAAEYPMQRLGVPDDVAGPVAFLLSEDAAWITGQTILIDGGSSLRPIG from the coding sequence GTGCAGAGGTTCGAATCGAGCGTAGCGCTCATCACCGGCGGCAGCCGGGGCATCGGCCTGGCGATCGCGAGACGCCTCGTCGACGAGGGCGCCCACGTCGTCATCACCGGGCGCTCGCAGGAGTCGCTCGACGCGGCCGTCGCCGACCTCGGGATCGACGACGCCACCGGGCGGCCCCGCGCCACCGGCATCGCCGGCAAGGCCGACGACCCGGAACACCGCGCCGCCGTCTTCGCCCACATCTCCTCGCACCACGGCCGCCTCGACCACCTCGTGAACAACGCCGGCGTCAACCCGGCCTATGGTCCGGCGCTCGAGATCGAGACGTCCGCGATCCGCAAGATCCTCGAGGTCAACGTGATCGCCGCGCTCGAGTGGACCCGTGACGCCGTCGCCGCAGGGCTCAGTCGCTCGATCGTCAACCTCTCGTCGATCTCCGCGGTGGCCGCGGCCCCCGGCATCGCGTTCTACGGCGTCTCGAAGGCGGCGCTCATGAACCTCACGATCCAACTCGCGCACGAGCTCGCGCCCGGCATCCGCGTCAACGCCGTCGCCCCGGCCGTCATCAAGACCGCCTTCGCCCGCGCGCTCTACGAGGGCCGCGAGGCCGAGGTCGCCGCCGAGTACCCCATGCAACGCCTGGGCGTGCCCGACGACGTGGCGGGCCCCGTCGCGTTCCTCCTCTCCGAGGACGCCGCGTGGATCACCGGGCAGACGATCCTCATCGACGGCGGCTCGAGCCTGCGGCCGATCGGCTGA